The Sparus aurata chromosome 12, fSpaAur1.1, whole genome shotgun sequence sequence AGAAAACATGAGGAGGTCATATTGGAGTGTTTTCAGCCTGTTTAAACACAGAGCAGTATGACTAGAAGCTCGCTGGGAAAAGAGTATTATGTTATTTTTGCTCTACACGTAGGAGGTAGCACAGAGTACTGATGAGGAATTCACCTGGTGATGCATGGCTTTATATTCTTTTGCAGACAATTTGTAGCCAAGAGTGCAATTTAATTATAGGTTTTAAGAAAAAAGGTTCTACAGTTTTAAGCAGAAGTAaatttttcaattttaaatTAAGAAACATTCAGCATTATTATCAGTCAGCGGTCTGAACAAGAAGCTCTTTGTGTTTTCCCCccattttttacacaaaaaaatggTGACCCTGATGAAACCTGATGTAAAGTAACAAAATATTTGGGATAAAATAAGCATGAACAAACTGAAATGTCACAGCAGCATGTATGGAGAGCTGTGTGATAACTATTATCACTATTAAGCATGTGCTTTTGGGCAGTGGCTATGCCACCTTGCATTTGgaccaaaaaaaatataaacaactTGATTAACAAGTAATTCAATAGAATTAGGACACTCAGATGTATTTTACAGGATCTCCATTAACACATCTCTccaaaaatgtaacaaataaatccataaaaaaaatcttcagtccTCTGTAGATTTCTTTATCCAGCTGTGCTCTTATATTAGAGAAAACTGGGTCTTGAGAGTTTATAAATCAAGTTCTCCGCCTTATAAtaagtctgttttgttttgtacgGTCCCAGCAGAGAACAGCTTCATTTAGAAAAAGTCAGCGGCTTTCCGTCTCTTGGGAAGCTGCAGCAGATTGTCTGTGAGTGATGTAAGGTCCTGAGAGCTCGGCGTCTTGGATTTGGTTGGTGTCGGCGTTCCTGAGGGAGTAAGCGGGCCACCGAAGGGAGACTTGCATGCAAGTCTATGTGAAGGTGACGGGGTGTAACTCGCTCGTAGTGCTTTGTCCGTGTATTTGCTGGATGTCCGATTTACGAGCCTCTGCAGTGCTGGGGTGAGGGCTGGGCTCAGACCTTTAGGCGTAAGGCTGTAAGACAAAGATTTATGTGATCAGTTAACTTATGATGGTGGCaaatgcttgaaaaatgacagtTATACAGAGAGTAGTCGAAATATGCAGTAAGCTGTTTTACTCGTGGGGGCAGAAGGTCTTTACCTGGCGAGGTTTTCCGTGACCTTCCGCAGTGCCTCCTGTTTCTTTGCACGGTTTTTAGCAGCAGCTTCATTTGCCATCTTTAAACCAAGCCTCTCTCGTCTTCCTGGTTCTGGAATCTATTACAAACAATTTAATTTTATATTATCACATATCACCATTTTTACAACCCaacaagaaattaaaaaacTTCAGCTACTACCTACCTTAAATGATGGACCATGATTCCTCTCAACATATGGGGTGTCTGATCCATCCAGACGAAATGGGGTGCTCTCGATCTCACCCCAGGTCATCAGAGGCGACTCGGCAACACCTGAGGGGACAAACAGCTTTCAGAAATCTACTTCAAACTCAGAGGTAGAGGTTGTTTTCTTTAAGGTTTCATTTGTCTCAGGACTATTACCATGACTTTAAGATCCACTTACCGGGTGCAGGGGACGGCATTGCTTCAAAACCATATCCATTCACTGTTGGGGATTCATGTGGGATGAGCTCTTTCCCATCCGGGCCTACTTTACCCTGTTTGAACTGGAGAGAACACACGATAGATCAGCGACATAATTCATTAATTAACAGTCTTATTCAACTGAGGAACAGACTGTCATGCAGGGACAAGCATACAGCActattttttggtttattttttcaccATATTCCTCAAATTTACCTGGGCATTGAGGGCTGCAGCCTGCTGAATCTGGCTCTTGTTGAGAGCTTTGCTGAACGGGTCTACAGTAAAGCGAGTGTTCTTGTGAATGACCTCTCGTGGCTTCTTAAATAAAGCATCATCGTCTGGAACACCTGattgcagaaaaataaatattgtaaaaacaGATGAAATTCACCCTTTTCTGTCACAGCTAAAGTTGCCTTCAATATAGGATTTTGGTCACTCCAAGTTTGGTGTTCTTACCCTCTGGATAATACATCAAGGCATTCTTCGCTTTGTACTCCCATGTCTCAAGTCCAGCTTTGACACATTCAAGCGCTGCCTTCTCGGCTGATGGTAAAGCAAGGTTCTCCTCGTGGCGCTGAAACATCAGAAGTATTCataaatatttgaaatgttttgaaagGACTGTGCCAGTATTTTCAGAATCATACAACCCTGACAACCGCCAAAAATTTGGTTTCTAATTCTATGATCTGCACACcaaacatttcattcatttgctTCAAATTTAAGCGGTTTAATTCGTAAAGAAACCAACCTGCTTATACTCGGCCTCAGCGTCATACAACCAGGAATGTCTGAGCTTCTCCTTGTCCGATGCCAGATCCATTATGTGCTCAAATGATGCATTATCCTCACTGGTATTTTTAGCAAGGAAACGATCCAGACAGGgcagctccttctcctccttgtcATCATCCTTGCTCTCTATGAATACAGTAGCGAATAGAATACGGTTACACTGCAGTTGTAAGTCCATTTGTTTGAGAATCAACTGCCAAACATGATTTAGGGAAGGTGCAACAAAATGGTTTTCAAGTTGGAGACACAAATAAAGCTCAGAATATTATGTTCAGTTATCTGTTCTTAATCATTAAAGAATAAGATACATACCTCCATCTAAACCTTTGCCGCCATGAATGGAAGAGGGAGACCCTGAGCGACCCACCGGCGTCTCAAAGCTAGCTGGAGTTACATCTGACATACAAACAGATAAAGAAAGTTAAACTTAAGTATAAAGTGCATTCAGACTAAACTTCTGTTGACTACAGTTTGTATTTCTCACAGCACACTATCACATTGTTGACATATGGAAGCAAAACAAGCAAAGGGTGTTCTCCAACTgaacaagtacaagtacagtaTAATGACATGTTAATAGTACAATTTCACTCCTCATGTTACTCACAGGGTGCAGTAGAGCGTGGCGTAGATTTTGTCAAAGATGACCCATATCGGATGGAtatctctctcattctctccagGTCGCCAGTTTCCTCTGCATCCAGATAGTCCTTCTGTGCTTGCAACTTAGTTACATCTGGAAAGAAGTCCCTCTGGATGATCTTCTCTAAACTCTAAAATAAGACAGgtaggaacagtttactttGTGAACTTCTATTTTGTTATAGAATTCCCACATGTTTCTCAGGCAAGTCTCACTTCACTCAGTCTGGTATGTTTACTCGGGATGCTAGTGCCCTGCACAAAACAGGAtggtagggctgcaactaaccgTATACTCGAATTATTACTTAATCAAATGATAATCTCAGCTccacatgatgatgatggcatCACGTGATAAAGCAGGATAAAGGATATGTTGAGCTCAATACCTGAAAGGTGCGCTACATAGTTTTtgggaaacacattttaatcagaagagaaactaaccaagtaaataaacaaattctcttagtttccataactgaataaacaaaccaacCGTATAAGAATGTCATGCTGCGTTACTTTTGTTTATATTgtgcggaccctgccacctttcctgCCTCAGACAAGCTCAAAAAACGTTCTGGGGATCTTATTGTCCtcgagaacagcttgtttattcagctctGAGATTTgctaaatatttctgagtttgtactaTTACCTCTTCCCTAAATAACATACTGCTTCATTACTATCATCCATATGGTCGAATTATGTTGAGTTCTAATTTTACAATTGCCTAGATCCTTGACCACATCTAGTATCCTCTCATACCATATTTTGATCATATGTTCCCACAAGAAACAGCAGGTGGGGCAAGTCTGATTTGATACGCCCCTTTAAGGCACTCAGGAGTTATTGTAAATCTAAGTTACTCAAACCCCAATTACAAAACATACAAAGGTCAACacaaacagttgtttgtttACGCTACAGACATAGTTCACCTGTTGGTTGAACAGTTCATTTGCTAGGGCTAACACACTACTGTTTGATGTCTAATGATAGCCCGTCCCTTGGTCGTATCATTTTCTAACATTTACCTCAATGTACTCCTCTTCATCGAGGACCTTTCTCGTCTGCTTCTGCTTGTCCTGCTCCTCTGGTTGTTTCAGGAGAGCCACTGTTGTGACCGACGCAGGAACGAGAGTTCCAGACAGCGATTTCCTCACGCTGGCGCTGGCCTCCATTGTGGACACTGTTAGCGGCTAACGGCACGCTACCTGCAGTAAACACCGACTGAATGACACGGGAGGCTGCTTTTAAACCTCAGAAAGACCGTTTAAGTACCTCAAACGCACCGTATACAACTTTAAATTTAAGACGATGTGAGAGTCAGTAAGGGTCGCCAACCAGCTTGATAGCTAGCAAGTTATCCTAAGCTAACCTGAGGACGGCGTAAAAACAACGTAGTGCGTAATGTGTTGAATGTTACGTCACCGGAAGTCTACCGTTGCCTCTCCGGAAGTCTTCAGTATGAACAGAAAGGGAAGGGAATTATTACCATAAATAATGACAATCCGTGTAGGTATGTATGAGGGACgtgttatttttttgtactATGAACCTCAGTTGTGTGTTCAGTGTAATACCTTTTGAgaaagtgtttttatgtttaaatatcttttaaaagGTAAAAGTATGTGCcactttttagaaaaaaaaacaacaaactacaTCACGTTATGTGATGTCCTGTCCTACATCTGTTTTGGACaatggagtgttgaggatgagtttcACAGCCTGgggaatgaagctgctgcaTAGTCTCGTGGTATGACAGCAGATACTGCTGTATTTCTTGCCACATGGCAGCAGGGCGAACAGACTGTGGCaggggt is a genomic window containing:
- the ess2 gene encoding splicing factor ESS-2 homolog; the protein is MEASASVRKSLSGTLVPASVTTVALLKQPEEQDKQKQTRKVLDEEEYIESLEKIIQRDFFPDVTKLQAQKDYLDAEETGDLERMREISIRYGSSLTKSTPRSTAPYVTPASFETPVGRSGSPSSIHGGKGLDGESKDDDKEEKELPCLDRFLAKNTSEDNASFEHIMDLASDKEKLRHSWLYDAEAEYKQRHEENLALPSAEKAALECVKAGLETWEYKAKNALMYYPEGVPDDDALFKKPREVIHKNTRFTVDPFSKALNKSQIQQAAALNAQFKQGKVGPDGKELIPHESPTVNGYGFEAMPSPAPGVAESPLMTWGEIESTPFRLDGSDTPYVERNHGPSFKIPEPGRRERLGLKMANEAAAKNRAKKQEALRKVTENLASLTPKGLSPALTPALQRLVNRTSSKYTDKALRASYTPSPSHRLACKSPFGGPLTPSGTPTPTKSKTPSSQDLTSLTDNLLQLPKRRKAADFF